In the Pseudomonas sp. ADAK2 genome, one interval contains:
- a CDS encoding DUF2934 domain-containing protein → MDEQKIREAAYRLWEKDGKPQGQDLEHWFTAEKAAGEEDFDSSTAGSTQGSETDPSQAGS, encoded by the coding sequence ATGGATGAGCAAAAAATTCGAGAAGCTGCATATCGGCTTTGGGAAAAAGATGGGAAGCCGCAAGGACAAGACCTGGAGCATTGGTTTACTGCTGAAAAAGCAGCCGGCGAAGAAGATTTTGACAGTTCAACCGCTGGCTCAACGCAAGGTAGCGAAACTGACCCATCCCAAGCTGGCTCTTAG
- a CDS encoding response regulator: protein MNVNWEGILPIQGEIIVIEDDPTLRSLMGDIVAEIGAKAVAFDTADDALTYLLEAHDQCRLVIADHGVPGQIQGIEFIEMVRGRWPYIAAILTSGYLIDPATVPASTIYLHKPWSLDDLVIAVASLLQPDHPIRKT, encoded by the coding sequence GTGAACGTAAATTGGGAAGGGATATTGCCAATTCAAGGAGAGATTATCGTCATCGAAGACGACCCGACATTGCGCTCGCTGATGGGGGATATCGTGGCGGAAATAGGCGCAAAAGCAGTAGCGTTCGACACTGCTGATGATGCATTGACCTATCTGCTGGAAGCGCATGATCAGTGTCGGCTGGTGATCGCAGACCATGGCGTGCCGGGGCAGATTCAAGGAATCGAATTCATTGAAATGGTCAGGGGTAGATGGCCGTATATTGCTGCAATTCTAACGTCCGGGTATCTGATTGACCCCGCGACAGTACCTGCATCAACCATCTATCTGCACAAGCCCTGGTCACTGGACGACCTAGTCATCGCGGTTGCGTCCCTACTGCAGCCTGATCACCCCATCCGTAAGACTTGA
- a CDS encoding DUF1652 domain-containing protein, whose product MISALELRHIIESGLLPRSCTCTVNPKGALLIKMIEPSSGHVELFVPGVLASALTSSRAISNLIGELRIEMAARKKICVSATVNGGLSASEPPSHIDSSLTDGVIRLQ is encoded by the coding sequence ATGATCTCCGCTCTTGAGCTCCGACATATCATTGAGAGCGGTTTATTACCACGCTCCTGCACCTGCACGGTGAACCCAAAAGGGGCGCTTTTGATCAAGATGATTGAACCTTCCTCAGGCCATGTCGAACTGTTTGTCCCCGGCGTGTTGGCATCGGCTCTCACGTCCAGTCGGGCGATCTCGAATTTGATCGGCGAACTCAGAATTGAAATGGCTGCGCGCAAAAAGATCTGCGTGAGCGCGACGGTAAATGGTGGACTCTCAGCATCAGAGCCACCAAGTCACATCGACTCAAGTCTTACGGATGGGGTGATCAGGCTGCAGTAG
- a CDS encoding copper-binding protein: MKLAMIAVASTVITLSLSALAEDMPGMKMDGMQGMQMEQETKQAQVANAEGTIKAIDTTKHTVTISHGAVPAVQWPPMTMAFSVTEDQMTGLKAGDRVSFSFRLEGGKATIVSIKT; the protein is encoded by the coding sequence ATGAAATTGGCCATGATTGCAGTTGCTAGCACCGTAATTACGCTGTCTCTTTCTGCCCTGGCAGAGGACATGCCTGGCATGAAAATGGACGGTATGCAGGGCATGCAGATGGAGCAGGAAACAAAACAGGCTCAAGTTGCCAATGCCGAGGGAACGATCAAGGCTATAGATACTACGAAGCATACGGTGACCATCTCCCACGGAGCTGTTCCAGCCGTACAGTGGCCGCCAATGACAATGGCTTTTTCCGTAACGGAGGATCAGATGACAGGGCTGAAGGCCGGAGACCGTGTATCGTTTTCCTTTCGGCTAGAGGGTGGCAAAGCCACAATTGTTTCCATTAAAACATGA
- a CDS encoding efflux RND transporter permease subunit translates to MIAALIRWSVANRFLVLLATLFVTAWGIWSVQSTPIDALPDLSDVQVIIRTPYAGQAPQIVENQVTYPLATTMLSVPGAKTVRGYSFFGDSFVYVLFEDGTDLYWARSRVLEYLSQIQSRLPASAKPALGPDATGVGWIYQYALVDRSGGHDLAQLRALQDWFLKFELKTLPNVAEVATVGGMVKQYQVQLDPLKLASLGITQAEVTEAIGKANQETGGAVLEMAETEFIVRASGYLKTLNDFRTIPLKLGAGGVPVSLGDVATIQLGPEMRRGITELDGEGETVGGVVILRSGKNARETIAAVKTKLDELKSSLPPGVEIVTTYDRSKLIDRAVENLSHKLIEEFIVVALVCGIFLWHLRSSLVAIISLPVGVLIAFIVMRYQGINANIMSLGGIAIAIGAMVDAAVVMIENAHKKVEAWHAANPGEELKGERHWHVMTEAAAEVGPALFFCLLIITLSFIPVFTLEAQEGRLFGPLAFTKTYAMAAAAGLSVTLVPVLMGYWIRGRIPSEQQNPLNRWLIRIYQPALDAVLRRPKITLLVALLVFVSALWPMSRLGGEFLPALDEGDLLYMPSALPGLSAQKAAQLLQQTDRLIKTVPEVEHVFGKAGRAETATDPAPLEMFETTIQFKPHEQWRPGLTQEKLVEELDRVVRVPGLTNIWIPPIRNRIDMLATGIKSPIGVKVAGTNLMEIDAATQAVERVAKDVPGVSSALAERLTGGRYIDVDIDRKAAARYGLNIADVQSIVAGAIGGENVGETIEGLARFPINVRYPREWRDSLGALEQLPIYTPLGSQITLGTVAKIKVSDGPPMLKSENARPSGWVYIDVRGRDIASVVADLRRVVNEQVKLQPGMSLSYSGQFEFLERANARLKLVVPATLLIIFVLLYLTFARFDEALLIMATLPFALTGGAWFLYLLGFNLSVATGVGFIALAGVSAEFGVIMLLYLKNAWAEREDVGDSTERGLVAAIREGAVQRVRPKAMTVAVIIAGLLPILLGSGTGSEVMSRIAAPMVGGMVTAPLLSLFVIPAAYRLMRRRHLIVEPINSQGKVI, encoded by the coding sequence ATGATTGCTGCCCTGATTCGTTGGTCAGTGGCCAACCGATTCCTAGTGCTACTGGCGACACTGTTTGTCACCGCTTGGGGCATCTGGTCGGTGCAAAGCACGCCCATTGATGCGTTGCCAGACCTCTCCGATGTGCAGGTGATAATCCGCACCCCTTATGCAGGACAAGCGCCGCAGATCGTCGAGAACCAGGTCACCTATCCGTTGGCCACCACCATGCTCTCGGTGCCGGGGGCCAAGACCGTGCGTGGTTATTCCTTCTTTGGCGATAGTTTTGTCTACGTGCTGTTCGAAGACGGTACTGACTTGTATTGGGCCCGCTCGCGGGTTTTGGAGTATCTGAGTCAGATACAAAGCCGCTTGCCGGCCAGCGCCAAGCCGGCGTTGGGGCCGGATGCGACGGGGGTGGGTTGGATCTATCAGTACGCACTGGTGGATCGCAGTGGCGGGCACGATTTGGCACAGCTTCGCGCTCTTCAGGACTGGTTCCTCAAGTTTGAACTCAAGACCCTGCCGAACGTTGCGGAAGTAGCCACCGTGGGAGGCATGGTCAAGCAGTACCAGGTTCAACTTGATCCGCTCAAACTGGCCAGCCTCGGCATCACCCAGGCTGAGGTAACCGAAGCTATCGGCAAGGCCAATCAGGAAACCGGTGGGGCCGTGCTGGAGATGGCCGAGACCGAATTCATCGTGCGTGCTTCCGGCTACCTGAAGACGCTCAATGACTTTCGGACAATCCCACTTAAGTTGGGTGCGGGTGGCGTGCCGGTGAGCCTTGGTGATGTCGCCACGATCCAGTTGGGGCCAGAAATGCGGCGTGGCATCACTGAACTCGACGGCGAAGGCGAGACCGTCGGCGGCGTGGTGATTTTGCGCAGCGGCAAGAACGCTCGCGAAACCATTGCTGCGGTCAAGACCAAACTCGACGAACTGAAAAGCAGTTTGCCGCCCGGAGTGGAAATCGTCACCACCTACGACCGCAGCAAGCTGATCGACCGCGCTGTGGAAAATCTCAGTCACAAGCTCATCGAAGAGTTCATCGTGGTCGCGTTGGTCTGCGGGATCTTCCTTTGGCACTTGCGCTCATCGCTGGTGGCGATCATCTCCCTGCCTGTTGGTGTATTGATTGCCTTCATCGTCATGCGTTACCAAGGTATCAACGCCAACATCATGTCCTTGGGTGGGATTGCCATCGCCATCGGCGCCATGGTCGATGCCGCCGTGGTCATGATCGAGAACGCCCACAAGAAGGTTGAGGCATGGCACGCGGCCAATCCGGGGGAAGAACTGAAGGGTGAACGTCATTGGCATGTAATGACCGAAGCGGCGGCAGAGGTAGGCCCCGCGCTGTTCTTCTGTTTGTTGATCATCACCCTGTCGTTCATTCCGGTGTTCACCCTGGAAGCTCAGGAAGGACGGCTGTTCGGCCCTTTGGCTTTTACCAAGACCTATGCCATGGCCGCAGCGGCGGGGTTGTCAGTGACCTTGGTGCCAGTGCTGATGGGCTATTGGATTCGAGGTCGAATTCCCAGTGAACAACAGAACCCATTGAACCGGTGGTTGATTCGGATTTATCAGCCCGCTCTGGACGCGGTCTTACGTCGACCAAAGATCACGTTACTGGTGGCGCTATTGGTTTTTGTCAGTGCGCTATGGCCAATGTCGCGCTTGGGTGGCGAGTTTCTACCCGCGTTGGACGAGGGCGACCTGCTCTATATGCCTTCCGCTCTGCCAGGGCTGTCGGCGCAGAAAGCGGCGCAACTGCTGCAACAGACCGACCGATTGATCAAGACCGTACCAGAAGTCGAACACGTCTTTGGTAAAGCCGGTCGTGCCGAAACCGCCACCGACCCGGCACCGCTGGAAATGTTCGAAACCACCATCCAGTTCAAACCACATGAGCAATGGCGTCCAGGCTTGACCCAGGAGAAGTTGGTGGAAGAACTGGATCGAGTGGTACGAGTCCCGGGGCTGACGAATATCTGGATACCACCTATTCGTAACCGTATCGATATGCTCGCTACGGGTATCAAGAGTCCCATTGGAGTGAAGGTCGCCGGCACCAACCTGATGGAGATCGATGCCGCTACTCAGGCGGTCGAGCGCGTGGCCAAGGATGTGCCCGGTGTCAGTTCGGCTCTGGCCGAGCGACTGACCGGTGGCCGCTATATCGACGTGGATATCGACCGCAAGGCCGCCGCCCGTTACGGACTGAATATTGCCGATGTGCAGTCCATCGTGGCCGGCGCTATCGGCGGCGAAAACGTCGGGGAGACCATTGAAGGGCTTGCACGCTTCCCGATCAACGTCCGTTACCCCCGTGAGTGGCGTGACTCGCTCGGCGCCCTGGAGCAGTTGCCAATCTACACCCCGCTAGGCAGCCAAATCACCCTTGGCACGGTGGCGAAGATCAAGGTCAGCGACGGGCCGCCGATGCTCAAGAGCGAAAACGCAAGGCCTTCAGGCTGGGTGTATATCGACGTGCGGGGGCGGGACATTGCCTCGGTTGTCGCCGACCTGCGTCGGGTCGTCAATGAACAGGTCAAGCTGCAGCCAGGCATGAGCCTGAGCTACTCAGGACAGTTCGAGTTTCTCGAAAGGGCCAACGCACGCCTCAAACTGGTAGTACCTGCCACGTTGTTGATCATCTTCGTTCTGCTCTACCTGACTTTCGCCCGCTTCGATGAGGCGCTATTGATCATGGCCACTCTACCATTTGCACTGACCGGTGGAGCATGGTTCCTCTATCTATTGGGATTCAACCTGTCGGTCGCCACCGGAGTCGGCTTTATCGCCTTGGCCGGGGTTTCTGCCGAGTTCGGCGTGATCATGCTGCTCTACCTGAAGAACGCTTGGGCCGAACGTGAAGACGTCGGCGACAGCACTGAGCGCGGACTGGTTGCGGCGATTCGTGAAGGTGCTGTGCAGCGTGTTCGACCTAAGGCCATGACCGTGGCCGTCATTATTGCGGGCTTGTTACCCATCTTGTTGGGCAGCGGGACTGGTAGCGAAGTGATGAGCCGCATTGCCGCGCCCATGGTTGGCGGCATGGTCACAGCACCCTTGCTTTCCCTTTTTGTCATTCCGGCAGCCTATCGCCTAATGCGTCGCCGGCACCTCATAGTTGAACCCATCAACTCTCAAGGAAAAGTCATATGA
- a CDS encoding efflux RND transporter periplasmic adaptor subunit, translating into MILKKWNRALLVGVLLALGVAGGYWFAHQRMSGVPGASPEQSPNSPEERKALYWYDPMYPQQKFDKPGKSPFMDMQLVPQYAGGAGDRATVSIDPSLTQNLGLRFATVTRGIFNSSLEVTGVLGFNERDVAVIQARTTGFVERVYAHAPGDVLKANAALADILVPEWAAAQTEFLALKRNGDADLLAAARQRLRLTGVPATLITQLERGGKVQPYLTLTSPIAGVLQELNVRAGMTVATGDTLARVNGLSSVWLAVAVPESDSGAITVGQAVEARLPAFPGTTLSGKVSAILPETNPDSRTLRVRVELPNPDGRLRPGLTAQVRLNRSTEQSVLWVPSEAVIRTGRRALVMLAEDAGRYRPVEVHLGQESDGKTAIVKGLEPGQKVVTSGQFLLDSEASLKGIVARTEEESPPSETASSFHEADGQIVEINDKEVTLAHGPFKTLGMPGMTMTFPLASPALMQGLKAGDKVRIALSQTDDGLRVERLDKSGSQP; encoded by the coding sequence ATGATCCTTAAAAAATGGAACAGGGCATTGCTGGTAGGCGTATTGCTGGCACTCGGTGTTGCCGGTGGTTACTGGTTCGCACATCAACGCATGAGCGGAGTACCTGGTGCCAGCCCGGAGCAGAGTCCCAACTCCCCAGAGGAACGCAAGGCTCTGTATTGGTACGATCCCATGTACCCGCAGCAAAAGTTCGATAAGCCGGGTAAATCCCCTTTCATGGACATGCAACTGGTTCCTCAGTACGCCGGTGGCGCAGGAGATCGTGCGACCGTCAGTATCGATCCGAGTCTGACTCAGAATCTCGGTCTGCGTTTTGCGACAGTCACCCGTGGAATCTTCAACTCCAGTCTTGAAGTCACAGGAGTCTTGGGATTCAACGAGCGTGATGTCGCTGTAATTCAGGCCCGCACCACTGGCTTTGTGGAGCGGGTCTATGCCCATGCTCCCGGCGATGTACTCAAAGCCAACGCGGCGTTGGCGGATATCTTGGTGCCCGAGTGGGCAGCCGCCCAGACAGAGTTCCTTGCCCTGAAGCGCAACGGTGATGCTGACTTGTTGGCTGCCGCCCGCCAACGACTGCGGCTCACAGGGGTGCCGGCAACATTGATCACTCAGTTAGAGCGTGGCGGTAAGGTTCAGCCCTACCTGACGCTCACCAGCCCTATTGCCGGTGTGCTGCAAGAGTTGAATGTACGTGCGGGTATGACCGTGGCGACTGGCGACACTCTGGCGCGCGTCAATGGCTTGAGCAGTGTCTGGCTAGCCGTGGCCGTTCCAGAATCGGATTCCGGAGCTATCACCGTGGGGCAGGCGGTCGAAGCGCGTCTGCCAGCCTTCCCAGGAACAACACTCAGTGGCAAGGTCAGCGCGATTTTGCCCGAGACCAATCCGGACAGCCGCACACTTCGGGTGCGTGTCGAGTTACCCAATCCGGATGGGCGCCTCAGGCCGGGTTTGACGGCGCAGGTACGCCTGAATCGTTCGACCGAGCAAAGTGTATTGTGGGTGCCGAGTGAGGCGGTGATTCGCACTGGCCGACGAGCCCTGGTGATGCTCGCCGAAGACGCTGGCCGCTACCGTCCCGTGGAGGTGCACCTCGGGCAGGAAAGCGATGGCAAAACGGCGATAGTGAAAGGTCTGGAACCAGGCCAGAAGGTGGTTACGTCTGGCCAGTTCCTGCTCGACTCGGAGGCCAGTCTTAAGGGCATTGTTGCTCGCACGGAGGAAGAGTCGCCACCCAGTGAAACAGCCTCCAGTTTTCATGAGGCGGATGGGCAGATCGTTGAGATCAACGACAAAGAAGTCACGCTCGCCCACGGCCCTTTCAAGACGCTGGGTATGCCTGGCATGACGATGACTTTCCCACTCGCTAGTCCGGCGCTGATGCAGGGCCTCAAAGCGGGTGACAAGGTTCGAATCGCGTTGAGCCAGACCGACGATGGCTTGCGTGTTGAACGCCTGGATAAATCGGGGAGCCAGCCATGA
- a CDS encoding TolC family protein codes for MDSKFNCTGWSLVAGLAASVLALPSFAAALTLDEALRRAENNAPSLTAQDAKIQAASKAAIPAGELPDPKLLVGVQNYPIGGPDRWSIDQDFMTMQMVGVRQEMPNSDKRKARIEVADAAIDRASAERRVERLKVRQSTALAWISSYSVERKDVLFQDFYKENRLLSDTVRAQIAGGRAQPADAVTPKQEAAQLAEQQDDLTLQRAQARAALKRWIGSAANDKPVGRLPEWPVDTSGYSHKLQHHPELVAFAPMTREAQAKVREAEAEKQSDWSWELDYQHRDRQFGDMVSVQLSWDLPLFPDSRQNPRIAAKQAELNQLEAEREALSREHTQQLENELADYERLNRAVRRNQDSLLPLAKEKVELSMASYRAGKGDLNAVVAARRELIEARLKQIDVEEQRALTSARLYFAYGESSQ; via the coding sequence ATGGACTCCAAGTTCAATTGCACAGGCTGGTCTCTCGTGGCCGGCCTAGCGGCAAGCGTGCTGGCATTGCCGAGTTTCGCTGCCGCATTGACGCTCGATGAAGCGTTGCGGCGGGCAGAAAACAATGCGCCGTCGCTGACCGCACAAGACGCGAAAATTCAGGCTGCCAGCAAGGCAGCCATCCCTGCTGGTGAACTACCTGATCCCAAGCTTCTGGTGGGTGTGCAGAACTACCCCATTGGCGGCCCGGATCGTTGGAGCATCGACCAGGACTTCATGACCATGCAGATGGTCGGGGTCAGGCAGGAGATGCCCAATAGCGACAAGCGCAAAGCGCGTATCGAAGTCGCCGATGCAGCTATTGATCGTGCCTCTGCGGAGCGTCGAGTCGAACGTCTGAAGGTGCGCCAGTCCACGGCGTTGGCCTGGATCAGCAGCTACTCGGTTGAGCGCAAAGATGTGCTGTTCCAGGACTTCTACAAAGAGAACCGCCTGCTGAGCGATACCGTCCGGGCCCAAATTGCCGGTGGCCGCGCTCAACCCGCCGATGCGGTGACACCTAAGCAGGAAGCAGCTCAACTGGCGGAGCAACAGGACGATCTGACTCTCCAGAGAGCACAGGCGCGAGCAGCCCTCAAACGCTGGATTGGCTCCGCCGCCAACGACAAGCCCGTGGGTCGTTTGCCTGAATGGCCCGTAGATACCTCAGGCTACTCCCATAAGTTGCAACACCACCCCGAGTTGGTAGCGTTTGCGCCGATGACCCGCGAAGCGCAAGCCAAAGTTCGTGAAGCCGAAGCGGAAAAGCAGTCGGACTGGAGTTGGGAACTGGATTATCAGCATCGTGATCGTCAGTTCGGCGACATGGTTAGCGTTCAACTTTCCTGGGATCTACCGCTATTTCCCGACTCTCGCCAAAACCCCAGGATTGCGGCCAAGCAGGCTGAACTCAACCAGCTGGAGGCCGAGCGCGAAGCGCTGTCACGCGAGCATACCCAGCAACTGGAAAATGAACTGGCTGACTATGAGCGTCTGAATCGTGCCGTGCGCAGAAATCAGGACAGCCTGTTGCCGCTAGCCAAGGAAAAGGTCGAACTCAGCATGGCCAGTTACCGTGCAGGCAAGGGCGATTTAAACGCGGTGGTTGCCGCCCGACGTGAACTCATTGAAGCCCGTCTCAAACAGATCGACGTGGAAGAACAGCGAGCACTGACCAGTGCGCGTCTGTATTTTGCTTATGGGGAGTCCAGCCAATGA
- a CDS encoding acetoacetate decarboxylase family protein produces MSFVKTKEELQEIQRILSEGRCTIEAVSIEFETTFEFLRSVLPPCFDLPETPTAIASVSRWQSELCGEFDCGIISLKCRYKELEGTTMLVLIVSGDMPVTIGREMWGEAKKTGIAQVYMDGHEAYGFCERNGVRLIEIEAEFGADLGPSSSESYDFEIKAVPHSTGFGLQHDPILNCMKNQENLRVKREGKGTLKLTGTALDPLHTIPVVSVGTAYYTEGESSWTVPRLDILPDRDAYLPFIYGQKFDDFRLFRKPARFQKLNQ; encoded by the coding sequence ATGAGTTTCGTAAAAACGAAAGAAGAGCTCCAGGAAATTCAACGAATTCTTTCTGAAGGGCGTTGCACAATCGAAGCTGTATCGATTGAGTTCGAGACGACCTTCGAGTTCCTGCGGTCGGTGCTACCACCATGTTTTGATCTGCCTGAAACACCTACCGCCATAGCGAGCGTTTCACGTTGGCAGAGCGAGCTGTGTGGCGAGTTCGACTGCGGAATCATTTCTCTCAAATGTCGATACAAAGAACTCGAAGGCACCACCATGCTCGTGTTGATTGTGAGCGGGGATATGCCAGTTACAATCGGTCGTGAGATGTGGGGGGAGGCAAAGAAAACAGGTATTGCTCAGGTCTATATGGACGGTCATGAGGCCTACGGATTCTGCGAGCGCAACGGTGTACGTTTGATCGAGATTGAAGCCGAGTTTGGGGCCGACCTCGGCCCTTCAAGCAGTGAGAGCTATGATTTTGAAATCAAAGCGGTGCCTCACTCCACCGGCTTTGGTCTGCAGCACGATCCGATTCTGAACTGCATGAAGAACCAGGAGAACCTTCGAGTAAAGCGTGAAGGCAAAGGTACTCTTAAACTCACTGGCACAGCGCTGGATCCACTTCACACCATTCCAGTCGTATCGGTCGGTACGGCTTATTACACCGAAGGCGAGTCGAGTTGGACGGTACCGCGCTTGGACATACTGCCAGACAGGGATGCGTATCTGCCATTCATTTACGGGCAGAAATTCGACGATTTCCGTCTGTTCCGTAAACCAGCCCGATTCCAAAAGCTGAACCAATAA
- a CDS encoding type 1 glutamine amidotransferase domain-containing protein, with translation MSILFVLTSHATLGDTGRETGLWLEEFLVPYYSFVDAGLPVRLSSPKGGNVPVDPASVDALKDSSLYQRYYSDAILAERMSSSAKLSSILAPDVSALVYPGGHGPLWDLRDNPHSVSLIESFISLGKPVATICHAGCALLDARKSDGRPLVEGVQVTAFSDSEEAAVGLEKAVPYLVEADMKALGAVYSKSVDWESHVVVSGSLITGQNPASSAGVAEAVIKRLKA, from the coding sequence ATGAGTATTTTATTTGTATTAACCTCCCACGCGACTCTTGGTGATACCGGGAGGGAAACTGGGCTGTGGCTTGAAGAGTTTCTAGTCCCATATTACAGCTTCGTTGATGCCGGTCTTCCTGTGCGCCTTTCCTCGCCGAAGGGAGGCAATGTGCCTGTTGATCCTGCTTCGGTGGACGCTCTGAAGGACAGTTCTCTTTACCAGCGCTATTACTCGGATGCCATTTTGGCAGAGCGTATGAGCTCCTCAGCCAAGCTTTCATCCATATTGGCTCCGGATGTAAGCGCGCTTGTTTATCCGGGTGGCCATGGCCCCCTGTGGGACTTGCGCGATAACCCCCATTCTGTGTCGCTGATTGAATCGTTCATTTCCTTAGGCAAGCCTGTTGCCACCATCTGCCATGCGGGATGCGCATTGCTCGATGCTCGGAAAAGCGATGGCCGCCCATTGGTGGAAGGTGTCCAGGTGACGGCCTTTAGCGACAGTGAAGAAGCTGCAGTAGGCCTGGAAAAGGCAGTTCCTTATCTCGTCGAAGCTGACATGAAAGCCCTTGGAGCGGTGTATTCGAAATCCGTCGATTGGGAAAGCCATGTTGTCGTCTCTGGATCATTGATCACTGGCCAAAATCCAGCGTCCTCTGCGGGTGTAGCCGAAGCAGTTATCAAGCGTTTGAAAGCTTGA
- a CDS encoding cupin domain-containing protein: MNQIQKPQDAYVQVDEVDWQEFPEQFHTGGVKWKLLHVSPEFGIWTVMFFCPNGSVLLPHIHHGPAEGYVFDGILELRGGPENGGALCVKHGFLYEATGAEHEETKMLADTTFILQMVGPITWRTADGKDVNQTWSTAQDLWEQQTAA; the protein is encoded by the coding sequence ATGAACCAGATCCAGAAACCACAAGACGCTTATGTGCAGGTTGACGAAGTAGACTGGCAGGAGTTTCCAGAGCAATTTCATACCGGCGGTGTGAAGTGGAAGCTACTCCATGTTTCTCCTGAGTTTGGCATCTGGACAGTGATGTTTTTCTGTCCGAACGGCTCAGTTCTGCTGCCGCACATTCACCATGGCCCAGCGGAAGGCTACGTCTTCGACGGCATTCTTGAATTGCGTGGTGGGCCAGAAAATGGCGGTGCACTTTGCGTCAAGCACGGTTTTCTTTATGAAGCGACTGGTGCTGAGCACGAAGAGACCAAGATGCTCGCTGACACCACTTTCATCCTTCAGATGGTAGGCCCAATTACCTGGAGAACCGCTGACGGCAAAGACGTCAACCAAACTTGGTCGACCGCCCAGGACTTGTGGGAGCAGCAAACAGCTGCCTGA
- a CDS encoding NAD(P)-binding domain-containing protein translates to MAKTITVIGTGLMGSGLARTLLAAGRKVTVWDGRPEATKPLVEKGATLAPSFVEAVHASELTIMIISSAAGGASLIESNIESLDLAGRFVANLSTSMPEDGQRFRSLVESRGGIFINAAISSYPDLIGGPYTAIQYACDPAVWDEIAETVKPMAPQGTIYTGEDLTVPPIVDAAMTGSFYAVGLAGFLEAAAYAKTQGVSASQLSEFADKMLDLLRYKVQKSIKEIEANDFSTIQATVDVYLDAVVQWRDALKASGLRASHISALADDLKIAQDAGHGALGFNSQYLVAGAKG, encoded by the coding sequence ATGGCTAAAACAATAACGGTAATCGGCACTGGCTTGATGGGTTCCGGCCTCGCCCGCACACTGCTTGCAGCAGGACGAAAAGTCACAGTGTGGGATGGTCGTCCTGAAGCCACTAAACCTCTGGTGGAGAAAGGTGCCACGCTTGCTCCTTCCTTCGTGGAAGCGGTGCATGCAAGTGAGCTAACCATCATGATTATCAGCAGCGCAGCTGGTGGTGCATCGCTTATAGAAAGCAATATCGAGTCGCTTGATCTGGCCGGTCGCTTCGTGGCCAATCTCAGCACTTCTATGCCGGAAGACGGACAACGCTTTCGTAGTCTCGTAGAAAGTCGTGGCGGGATCTTTATCAACGCAGCTATCTCTTCGTACCCTGACCTGATTGGCGGCCCTTACACAGCGATTCAATACGCATGTGATCCAGCCGTATGGGACGAGATTGCAGAGACCGTTAAACCGATGGCGCCACAAGGCACGATTTACACCGGTGAAGACCTGACTGTGCCACCTATCGTTGATGCCGCGATGACGGGCAGCTTTTACGCCGTGGGCCTGGCCGGCTTCCTTGAGGCAGCGGCATATGCCAAGACTCAGGGCGTCAGTGCGAGCCAACTTTCAGAGTTTGCCGACAAAATGTTGGATCTGCTGCGCTATAAAGTGCAAAAGAGCATCAAGGAGATCGAGGCCAACGATTTCAGCACAATCCAGGCAACTGTGGACGTGTATCTGGATGCCGTCGTTCAGTGGCGCGATGCACTTAAGGCAAGCGGACTGCGGGCCAGTCATATCTCGGCACTCGCGGATGACCTCAAGATTGCTCAGGATGCTGGTCACGGCGCCTTGGGCTTCAACTCGCAATATCTGGTGGCAGGGGCAAAGGGCTAA